In the Desulfobacteraceae bacterium genome, AACGGGCGGGTTATGTGGCCTATGCCAACGATCACGCTTTTTCCGGAAAAATAGGGGCGGCGGTGGTGGCGGTCCGGCGCGGCGGCGCCACCCATGTGTACGACACCATCAACCACATGTTCCAGATGTCCAGGATGATCATCCCCGGCTCGACTTACTGGAATATGGGTTTTGGCCTGGGCAAGGGTGAGGTTCTGAAAGACGACGAGGGGTTGACCAACATGCGCCATTTGGCGAAATGCATCGATTGGCTTGGCAAGGCCATTGTGCCCCATATGGGCAACTACCCACGGTCTTGACGGTTCCGCAAAAATTCCAATTTCTGCGTTGCGCTGCATCTCGAGGTCGCTGCGGCGGCATAGAGATGCACGCCTCACTCCTCGAGATTTGCACGCCTTGAAATTGAACTCTTAAGCAACTCAACCGTCAATCCCCGCAGATAGGACGTTTTTTTAAGAGGACACCCGGATTTAGACCGCCTGGTGAAGCAGGTGTTTTATGTCCCGTCGTCCCGGGCCGAGCA is a window encoding:
- a CDS encoding flavodoxin family protein, coding for MYALAVNGSPRKEGNTELLLREVLTELKNARWETELVKVGGTSIRGCIACQKCFENKDNECSVKKDKFNDVFSKMLKADAMILGSPTYFAAVSADLKALIERAGYVAYANDHAFSGKIGAAVVAVRRGGATHVYDTINHMFQMSRMIIPGSTYWNMGFGLGKGEVLKDDEGLTNMRHLAKCIDWLGKAIVPHMGNYPRS